In a genomic window of Vespula vulgaris chromosome 13, iyVesVulg1.1, whole genome shotgun sequence:
- the LOC127068528 gene encoding zinc finger protein 449-like, translating into MGEGIRTPYYSRKQWTGSMDRSSGCVSLNQNDGNRHPCPKCYRSYKHRSHMIRHYRYECGTPQRFECPYCKHHLRQRTHVWTHIRTLHPNQELYCIDIEFHVSPSSLVIPNFMCKYRPENGNETVRRNNNNNDNDNDNNNEELRMPMLKPKRVEKKRPFSCQKCGRAFTLKRNKDRHVNYECGHEPRFQCPYCGLRSKQTSPVYNHIRKKHPDEEATTTRTRGKIQAVQHQQQQQQRRQHHQQRQQQRQRHHHHHPDRRTITTVTAESGAPIKEKISARITSRNPSVVLSVASVSPLRVT; encoded by the exons atggGGGAGGGTATAAGAACTCCTT attaTTCGAGGAAACAATGGACGGGATCGATGGATAGATCTTCCGGGTGTGTTAGTTTGAACCAGAACGACGGGAATCGTCATCCGTGTCCGAAATGTTATAGAAGCTATAAACATCGTAGCCACATGATACGTCACTATAGATACGAGTGTGGAACCCCACAGAGATTCGAGTGTCCTTACTGCAAGCATCATTTACGTCAAAGGACACACGTTTGGACCCATATACGTACATTGCATCCTAATCAGGAACTTTATTGTATCGACATCG AGTTCCATGTGTCGCCATCGTCGTTGGTAATACCAAACTTCATGTGTAAATATCGTCCAGAAAACGGGAACGAGACTGTTAGGcgtaacaataacaacaacgacaacgacaacgacaacaataaCGAAGAATTGAGAATGCCGATGTTAAAGCCAAAAcgtgttgaaaaaaaaagaccatTTAGTTGTCAAAAATGCGGACGTGCTTTCACATTGAAGAGAAACAAGGATCGCCATGTTAATTACGAGTGCGGACACGAGCCAAGATTTCAATGTCCATATTGTGGATTACGTAGCAAACAAACGTCACCCGTTTACAACCATATCAGGAAGAAACATCCGGACGAAGAG GCAACAACAACAAGGACCCGAGGCAAAATCCAAGCGGTACAAcatcagcaacagcagcagcagcggcggCAGCATCATCAACagcgacaacaacaacgacaacgtcatcatcatcatcatccagATCGCCGAACTATTACTACGGTCACAGCAGAGTCAGGAGCAcctataaaagagaaaatttcagCCCGGATTACTTCAAGAAACCCTTCGGTTGTCCTAAGTGTAGCAAGCGTTTCACCGTTAAGGGTAACATGA